One window from the genome of Oryza glaberrima chromosome 3, OglaRS2, whole genome shotgun sequence encodes:
- the LOC127767161 gene encoding uncharacterized protein LOC127767161 produces the protein MEFQQGGGGGGGGGKARDKFSVYRNPSLARALASRSVRPSLPVLVLLALSPIASASSILVLSSWEGQLVKVAGRAGLSMAAAVLVFRLIEAALGLVALFTLPAFFRAVMLYNGKRALAKEDKVVLSERQLGLLGLKMTGSEAGGTSEKTKRPPKAKPSTPSEPIVPIRRSSFSYTPSRSLGQSRIGSSNLSPGGERLTTSVQISPSTPLQKPISSPSTPWSRKSSGSAKGIQTEAMLEQFLAGLDENIDTITESASKIATPPATITSFGAASPVSVITSTTPSGAARSTPLRAVRMSPGSHQKYSTPPKKGEGELPPPMSLEQAVNAFENLGVYPEIEQWRDNLRQWFSSVLMNPLVQKIKTSHIQVKQTTATVGASVTVSQVGSDLPSTTAPVGLSPLGGTKDWQPTITVDEDGILNQLRTALLHSRDTPVAQTFGSPQQPQQNPLLPSIQACIDAITEHQRLNTLMKGELIKGLLPQSSVRADYTVKRVQELAEGTCLKNYDYMGHGDGCGKLEKKWISELPTDSLLLLYLFAAFLEHPKWMLHVDPTSYSGAQSSKNPLFLGVLPPKERFPEKYVALISGVPAVIHPGALILAVGKQSPPIFALYWDKKLQFSLQGRTALWDAILLLCHQINVGYGGVVRGIHIGSSALNILSVLDSDMES, from the exons atggagttccagcagggcggcgggggcggtggcggtggcggcaaggcGCGGGACAAGTTCTCGGTCTACCGGAACCCGTCCCTCGCCCGCGCGCTCGCCTCCCGCAGcgtccgcccctccctcccGGTCCTCGTCCTCCTGGCGCTGTCCCccatcgcctccgcctcctccatcctcGTCCTCTCCTCCTG GGAAGGGCAGCTCGTGAAGGTCGCCGGCCGCGCGGGCCTCTCCATGGCTGCTGCCG TGCTTGTCTTTAGGTTGATTGAGGCAGCGCTGGGTCTGGTCGCACTTTTTACACTGCCGGCTTTCTTCAGGGCGGTGATGCTCTACAATGGGAAGAGGGCACTTGCCAAAGAGGACAAGGTTGTGTTATCTGAACGCCAACTGGGGCTTCTCGGGTTAAAGATGACAGGTTCAGAAGCAGGTGGCACCAGTGAGAAAACCAAAAGGCCTCCCAAGGCAAAGCCATCGACTCCGTCAGAGCCAATTGTTCCGATTAGGAGGTCTTCGTTCAGCTATACGCCATCTCGGTCTTTAGGGCAATCAAGGATTGGTTCCAGCAATTTGAGCCCTGGTGGTGAGAGACTGACCACATCAGTGCAAATATCACCTTCCACTCCACTACAAAAGCCTATTTCTTCACCTTCAACCCCATGGTCTAGGAAAAGCTCAGGCAGTGCGAAGGGCATACAGACAGAGGCGATGTTGGAGCAGTTCTTGGCTGGTTTGGACGAAAATATTGACACAATCACAGAGTCAGCCAGTAAGATTGCAACACCTCCCGCAACCATTACGAGCTTTGGTGCTGCAAGCCCTGTATCAGTCATTACATCAACCACCCCTTCTGGTGCTGCAAGAAGCACACCTTTGAGGGCTGTGAGGATGTCTCCTGGCTCCCATCAGAAGTACAGCACGCCACCAAAAAAAGGCGAGGGTGAGCTTCCACCTCCAATGTCATTAGAGCAGGCAGTGAATGCCTTTGAAAATTTGGGTGTATACCCTGAGATTGAGCAATGGCGAGATAATCTCAGGCAGTGGTTCTCTTCTGTTTTGATGAACCCACTTGTCCAAAAGATCAAAACTAGCCATATTCAG GTTAAGCAAACAACTGCTACTGTTGGGGCTTCAGTTACTGTTAGCCAGGTTGGAAGTGATCTTCCAAGCACAACAGCGCCGGTTGGCTTATCTCCACTTGGTGGGACTAAAGATTGGCAACCGACTATCACGGTTGATGAAGATGGCATTCTTAATCAATTGCGCACTGCACTTCTGCATTCCCGTGATACGCCTGTTG CACAAACCTTTGGCAGTCCACAACAACCACAACAGAATCCCCTCCTTCCGTCTATTCAAGCATGTATTGATGCAATTACGGAGCACCAGAGGCTTAACACACTGATGAAGGGAGAGCTGATAAAAGGCTTGCTACCACAGAGTAGTGTCCGTGCTGATTACACTGTTAAGAGAGTTCAAG AACTTGCTGAAGGAACATGCTTGAAGAATTATGATTATATGGGTCATGGAGATGGTTGCGGTAAATTGGAGAAAAAGTGGATCAGTGAACTGCCAACTGACTCGCTCCTTCTTCTGTACTTGTTTGCTGCTTTCCTCGAACACCCAAAATGGATGCTTCATGTTGATCCTACCTCTTACTCTGGTGCCCAATCTAGCAAAAATCCTTTATTTCTAGGAGTTCTTCCACCAAAAGAGAGGTTTCCAGAGAAGTATGTTGCTTTGATTTCCGGCGTTCCAGCAGTTATTCACCCAGGTGCTCTTATACTGGCTGTGGGCAAGCAGAGTCCTCCGATTTTTGCTCTGTACTGGGAcaaaaagttgcagttttctctTCAG GGAAGAACGGCATTGTGGGATGCTATCTTGCTTCTGTGCCACCAAATAAATGTTGGTTATGGCGGTGTAGTTAGGGGAATCCACATAGGTTCTTCCGCCTTGAACATCCTGTCAGTTCTTGATTCAGACATGGAAAGCTGA
- the LOC127766019 gene encoding uncharacterized protein LOC127766019 isoform X2, producing MEGSPATRLPEADSLPDGFVESSAADQAPPPPADAGDPASRSLGLDQADATVGGGGGGDETLGAPPSTLASVAQDTLDAYSAADALQSLTVGGSAAEPERALGEPAGDAGAVPVVADAKESSKESSVVEQVESMADQKGSGEQKRKVVKKSKVEKDRELFELAQAYHKVVAERDAAIAVKEKLESLCREFQRQNKMLKEECRRVSTEGQNMRMELSDKFNNAIKDVSVKLDEQKNECIAQLEENNLLRSKLKDLADQYNITQQKYAHQLKEKMLELELADLKMQQHQEKTAQEQTQMQLYADQVSQLMSTEKNLRLQLAADGERFQQFQDALTKSNEVFETYKKEMEKMVKLIKDLKKDNEFMKSKCENSDVALVKLIEERELMKKQVDKFKNQKEKLESLCRSLQAERKQSPSGGTPDATSNETNLATIES from the exons ATGGagggctcgccggcgacgcgcctCCCGGAGGCCGACTCGCTCCCCGACGGCTTCGTGGagagctccgccgccgaccaggcgccccctcctcccgccgacgccggcgatcCCGCGAGCCGCTCCCTCGGCCTCGATCAAGCCGACGCaaccgtgggcggcggcggcggcggcgacgaaacCCTAGGGGCTCCTCCCTCGACCCTCGCCTCCGTCGCTCAGGACACCCTGGACGCCTATTCGGCCGCCGACGCGCTGCAGAGCCTCACCGTGGGCGGCTCCGCTGCGGAGCCGGAGCGTGCTCTCGGCGAACCCGCCGGCGACGCAGGAG CTGTTCCTGTTGTTGCAGATGCTAAAGAGTCCTCGAAGGAGAGCAGTGTGGTGGAGCAGGTGGAATCTATGGCCGATCAGAAG GGGAGTGGTGAGCAGAAGCGCAAGGTCGTGAAAAAGAGCAAGGTAGAGAAGGACAGAGAGCTGTTTGAACTTGCGCAGGCGTACCACAAGGTGGTAGCAGAGAGGGATGCAG CTATTGCAGTTAAAGAGAAACTAGAGTCTCTTTGTAGGGAGTTTCAGCGTCAAAATAAAATGCTAAAG GAAGAGTGCCGAAGGGTGTCCACAGAGGGGCAGAATATGCGGATGGAGTTATCCGACAAATTCAATAATGCTATAAAG GATGTGAGCGTCAAGCTTGATGAGCAGAAAAATGAATGCATTGCTCAGTTAGAAGAGAACAACTT GCTGAGAAGTAAACTCAAAGACCTTGCAGATCAATATAATATCACACAGCAGAAATATGCTCATCAG TTGAAAGAAAAGATGCTGGAACTTGAGCTCGCCGATCTGAAAATGCAACAACATCAAGAGAAAACAGCTCAGGAACAAACCCAGATGCAGCTATATGCTGATCAAGTTTCTCAACTTATGTCTACCGAGAAGAATTTAAGGTTGCAGCTAGCTGCTGATGGAGAAAGATTTCAGCAGTTTCAG GATGCCCTCACAAAAAGCAATGAAGTCTTTGAGACATACAAGAAGGAGATGGAAAAG ATGGTGAAGCTTATAAAGGATCTAAAGAAGGATAATGAATTCATGAAGAGTAAATGTGAGAATTCAGATGTTGCTCTAGTGAAGTTGATTGAGGAG CGTGAGTTAATGAAGAAGCAAGTTGATAAGTTCAAGAATCAAAAAGAGAAGCTGGAATCTCTATGTCGATCATTACAGGCAGAAAGGAAACAAAGCCCGTCCGGTGGTACTCCTGATGCCACTTCTAACGAAACAAATCTGGCAACTATAGAATCATAG
- the LOC127766019 gene encoding uncharacterized protein LOC127766019 isoform X3 — MEGSPATRLPEADSLPDGFVESSAADQAPPPPADAGDPASRSLGLDQADATVGGGGGGDETLGAPPSTLASVAQDTLDAYSAADALQSLTVGGSAAEPERALGEPAGDAGDAKESSKESSVVEQVESMADQKVVIAEGSGEQKRKVVKKSKVEKDRELFELAQAYHKVVAERDAAIAVKEKLESLCREFQRQNKMLKEECRRVSTEGQNMRMELSDKFNNAIKDVSVKLDEQKNECIAQLEENNLLRSKLKDLADQYNITQQKYAHQLKEKMLELELADLKMQQHQEKTAQEQTQMQLYADQVSQLMSTEKNLRLQLAADGERFQQFQDALTKSNEVFETYKKEMEKMVKLIKDLKKDNEFMKSKCENSDVALVKLIEERELMKKQVDKFKNQKEKLESLCRSLQAERKQSPSGGTPDATSNETNLATIES; from the exons ATGGagggctcgccggcgacgcgcctCCCGGAGGCCGACTCGCTCCCCGACGGCTTCGTGGagagctccgccgccgaccaggcgccccctcctcccgccgacgccggcgatcCCGCGAGCCGCTCCCTCGGCCTCGATCAAGCCGACGCaaccgtgggcggcggcggcggcggcgacgaaacCCTAGGGGCTCCTCCCTCGACCCTCGCCTCCGTCGCTCAGGACACCCTGGACGCCTATTCGGCCGCCGACGCGCTGCAGAGCCTCACCGTGGGCGGCTCCGCTGCGGAGCCGGAGCGTGCTCTCGGCGAACCCGCCGGCGACGCAGGAG ATGCTAAAGAGTCCTCGAAGGAGAGCAGTGTGGTGGAGCAGGTGGAATCTATGGCCGATCAGAAGGTTGTCATTGCTGAG GGGAGTGGTGAGCAGAAGCGCAAGGTCGTGAAAAAGAGCAAGGTAGAGAAGGACAGAGAGCTGTTTGAACTTGCGCAGGCGTACCACAAGGTGGTAGCAGAGAGGGATGCAG CTATTGCAGTTAAAGAGAAACTAGAGTCTCTTTGTAGGGAGTTTCAGCGTCAAAATAAAATGCTAAAG GAAGAGTGCCGAAGGGTGTCCACAGAGGGGCAGAATATGCGGATGGAGTTATCCGACAAATTCAATAATGCTATAAAG GATGTGAGCGTCAAGCTTGATGAGCAGAAAAATGAATGCATTGCTCAGTTAGAAGAGAACAACTT GCTGAGAAGTAAACTCAAAGACCTTGCAGATCAATATAATATCACACAGCAGAAATATGCTCATCAG TTGAAAGAAAAGATGCTGGAACTTGAGCTCGCCGATCTGAAAATGCAACAACATCAAGAGAAAACAGCTCAGGAACAAACCCAGATGCAGCTATATGCTGATCAAGTTTCTCAACTTATGTCTACCGAGAAGAATTTAAGGTTGCAGCTAGCTGCTGATGGAGAAAGATTTCAGCAGTTTCAG GATGCCCTCACAAAAAGCAATGAAGTCTTTGAGACATACAAGAAGGAGATGGAAAAG ATGGTGAAGCTTATAAAGGATCTAAAGAAGGATAATGAATTCATGAAGAGTAAATGTGAGAATTCAGATGTTGCTCTAGTGAAGTTGATTGAGGAG CGTGAGTTAATGAAGAAGCAAGTTGATAAGTTCAAGAATCAAAAAGAGAAGCTGGAATCTCTATGTCGATCATTACAGGCAGAAAGGAAACAAAGCCCGTCCGGTGGTACTCCTGATGCCACTTCTAACGAAACAAATCTGGCAACTATAGAATCATAG
- the LOC127766019 gene encoding uncharacterized protein LOC127766019 isoform X1 gives MEGSPATRLPEADSLPDGFVESSAADQAPPPPADAGDPASRSLGLDQADATVGGGGGGDETLGAPPSTLASVAQDTLDAYSAADALQSLTVGGSAAEPERALGEPAGDAGAVPVVADAKESSKESSVVEQVESMADQKVVIAEGSGEQKRKVVKKSKVEKDRELFELAQAYHKVVAERDAAIAVKEKLESLCREFQRQNKMLKEECRRVSTEGQNMRMELSDKFNNAIKDVSVKLDEQKNECIAQLEENNLLRSKLKDLADQYNITQQKYAHQLKEKMLELELADLKMQQHQEKTAQEQTQMQLYADQVSQLMSTEKNLRLQLAADGERFQQFQDALTKSNEVFETYKKEMEKMVKLIKDLKKDNEFMKSKCENSDVALVKLIEERELMKKQVDKFKNQKEKLESLCRSLQAERKQSPSGGTPDATSNETNLATIES, from the exons ATGGagggctcgccggcgacgcgcctCCCGGAGGCCGACTCGCTCCCCGACGGCTTCGTGGagagctccgccgccgaccaggcgccccctcctcccgccgacgccggcgatcCCGCGAGCCGCTCCCTCGGCCTCGATCAAGCCGACGCaaccgtgggcggcggcggcggcggcgacgaaacCCTAGGGGCTCCTCCCTCGACCCTCGCCTCCGTCGCTCAGGACACCCTGGACGCCTATTCGGCCGCCGACGCGCTGCAGAGCCTCACCGTGGGCGGCTCCGCTGCGGAGCCGGAGCGTGCTCTCGGCGAACCCGCCGGCGACGCAGGAG CTGTTCCTGTTGTTGCAGATGCTAAAGAGTCCTCGAAGGAGAGCAGTGTGGTGGAGCAGGTGGAATCTATGGCCGATCAGAAGGTTGTCATTGCTGAG GGGAGTGGTGAGCAGAAGCGCAAGGTCGTGAAAAAGAGCAAGGTAGAGAAGGACAGAGAGCTGTTTGAACTTGCGCAGGCGTACCACAAGGTGGTAGCAGAGAGGGATGCAG CTATTGCAGTTAAAGAGAAACTAGAGTCTCTTTGTAGGGAGTTTCAGCGTCAAAATAAAATGCTAAAG GAAGAGTGCCGAAGGGTGTCCACAGAGGGGCAGAATATGCGGATGGAGTTATCCGACAAATTCAATAATGCTATAAAG GATGTGAGCGTCAAGCTTGATGAGCAGAAAAATGAATGCATTGCTCAGTTAGAAGAGAACAACTT GCTGAGAAGTAAACTCAAAGACCTTGCAGATCAATATAATATCACACAGCAGAAATATGCTCATCAG TTGAAAGAAAAGATGCTGGAACTTGAGCTCGCCGATCTGAAAATGCAACAACATCAAGAGAAAACAGCTCAGGAACAAACCCAGATGCAGCTATATGCTGATCAAGTTTCTCAACTTATGTCTACCGAGAAGAATTTAAGGTTGCAGCTAGCTGCTGATGGAGAAAGATTTCAGCAGTTTCAG GATGCCCTCACAAAAAGCAATGAAGTCTTTGAGACATACAAGAAGGAGATGGAAAAG ATGGTGAAGCTTATAAAGGATCTAAAGAAGGATAATGAATTCATGAAGAGTAAATGTGAGAATTCAGATGTTGCTCTAGTGAAGTTGATTGAGGAG CGTGAGTTAATGAAGAAGCAAGTTGATAAGTTCAAGAATCAAAAAGAGAAGCTGGAATCTCTATGTCGATCATTACAGGCAGAAAGGAAACAAAGCCCGTCCGGTGGTACTCCTGATGCCACTTCTAACGAAACAAATCTGGCAACTATAGAATCATAG
- the LOC127766019 gene encoding uncharacterized protein LOC127766019 isoform X4 produces the protein MEGSPATRLPEADSLPDGFVESSAADQAPPPPADAGDPASRSLGLDQADATVGGGGGGDETLGAPPSTLASVAQDTLDAYSAADALQSLTVGGSAAEPERALGEPAGDAGDAKESSKESSVVEQVESMADQKGSGEQKRKVVKKSKVEKDRELFELAQAYHKVVAERDAAIAVKEKLESLCREFQRQNKMLKEECRRVSTEGQNMRMELSDKFNNAIKDVSVKLDEQKNECIAQLEENNLLRSKLKDLADQYNITQQKYAHQLKEKMLELELADLKMQQHQEKTAQEQTQMQLYADQVSQLMSTEKNLRLQLAADGERFQQFQDALTKSNEVFETYKKEMEKMVKLIKDLKKDNEFMKSKCENSDVALVKLIEERELMKKQVDKFKNQKEKLESLCRSLQAERKQSPSGGTPDATSNETNLATIES, from the exons ATGGagggctcgccggcgacgcgcctCCCGGAGGCCGACTCGCTCCCCGACGGCTTCGTGGagagctccgccgccgaccaggcgccccctcctcccgccgacgccggcgatcCCGCGAGCCGCTCCCTCGGCCTCGATCAAGCCGACGCaaccgtgggcggcggcggcggcggcgacgaaacCCTAGGGGCTCCTCCCTCGACCCTCGCCTCCGTCGCTCAGGACACCCTGGACGCCTATTCGGCCGCCGACGCGCTGCAGAGCCTCACCGTGGGCGGCTCCGCTGCGGAGCCGGAGCGTGCTCTCGGCGAACCCGCCGGCGACGCAGGAG ATGCTAAAGAGTCCTCGAAGGAGAGCAGTGTGGTGGAGCAGGTGGAATCTATGGCCGATCAGAAG GGGAGTGGTGAGCAGAAGCGCAAGGTCGTGAAAAAGAGCAAGGTAGAGAAGGACAGAGAGCTGTTTGAACTTGCGCAGGCGTACCACAAGGTGGTAGCAGAGAGGGATGCAG CTATTGCAGTTAAAGAGAAACTAGAGTCTCTTTGTAGGGAGTTTCAGCGTCAAAATAAAATGCTAAAG GAAGAGTGCCGAAGGGTGTCCACAGAGGGGCAGAATATGCGGATGGAGTTATCCGACAAATTCAATAATGCTATAAAG GATGTGAGCGTCAAGCTTGATGAGCAGAAAAATGAATGCATTGCTCAGTTAGAAGAGAACAACTT GCTGAGAAGTAAACTCAAAGACCTTGCAGATCAATATAATATCACACAGCAGAAATATGCTCATCAG TTGAAAGAAAAGATGCTGGAACTTGAGCTCGCCGATCTGAAAATGCAACAACATCAAGAGAAAACAGCTCAGGAACAAACCCAGATGCAGCTATATGCTGATCAAGTTTCTCAACTTATGTCTACCGAGAAGAATTTAAGGTTGCAGCTAGCTGCTGATGGAGAAAGATTTCAGCAGTTTCAG GATGCCCTCACAAAAAGCAATGAAGTCTTTGAGACATACAAGAAGGAGATGGAAAAG ATGGTGAAGCTTATAAAGGATCTAAAGAAGGATAATGAATTCATGAAGAGTAAATGTGAGAATTCAGATGTTGCTCTAGTGAAGTTGATTGAGGAG CGTGAGTTAATGAAGAAGCAAGTTGATAAGTTCAAGAATCAAAAAGAGAAGCTGGAATCTCTATGTCGATCATTACAGGCAGAAAGGAAACAAAGCCCGTCCGGTGGTACTCCTGATGCCACTTCTAACGAAACAAATCTGGCAACTATAGAATCATAG
- the LOC127766021 gene encoding lipid phosphate phosphatase gamma, which translates to MAEFQEMAAEVPPSLKAITLTHVRYRRGDTLGLFLAWVSLVPVFISLGGFVSHFLFRRELQGICFAAGLLASQLLNELIKHSVAQSRPVYCELLEACDSHGWPSSHSQYTFFFATYLSLLTLRRSPSSRVVASLAWPLAFLTMLSRVYLGYHTVPQVFAGAVVGLVFGAIWYWIVNTMLVEYFPMIEESAIARWLYIKDTSHIPDVLKFEYDNARAARRKVATD; encoded by the exons ATGGCGGAGTTccaggagatggcggcggaggtgccGCCGTCGCTGAAGGCGATCACGCTGACCCACGTCCGGTACCGCCGCGGGGACACGCTCGGCCTCTTCCTTGCCTGGGTCTCCCTCGTCCCGGTCTTCATCAGCCTGGGCGGGTTCGTCTCCCACTTCCTCTTCCGCCGGGAGCTCCAGGGCATCTGCTTCGCCGcgggcctcctcgcctcccagCTCCTCAACGAGCTCATCAAGCACTCCGTCGCGCAGTCGCGCCCGGTCTACTGCGAGCTGCTCGAGGCCTGCGACTCCCACGGCTGGCCCTCCAGCCACTCGCAGTACACCTTCTTCTTCGCCACCTACCTCTCGCTCCTCACGCTCCGCCGCTCCCCGTCGAGCCGGGTGGTCGCCTCCCTGGCCTGGCCGCTCGCCTTCCTCACCATGCTGTCCAGGGTGTACCTCGGCTACCACACCGTCCCGCAG GTATTTGCCGGCGCGGTAGTAGGCCTTGTGTTTGGTGCAATCTGGTATTGGATTGTCAACACCATGCTTGTTGAATATTTTCCAATGATTGAGGAGAGTGCAATAGCGAGGTGGTTGTATATAAAGGATACTTCGCACATTCCAGATGTGCTCAAGTTTGAATATGATAACGCAAGGGCTGCCAGGAGGAAAGTTGCTACTGATTGA
- the LOC127767162 gene encoding uncharacterized protein LOC127767162: MDPHPTPFAGKRRSVAAAPAKIAAPKPKSIASTRTKTTRKSPPAPPPPRPRRAFGTVRSSNAHDAPEKPPPLQKAPKVSPPPPQKPDKVSPPPAQKPSKVSPPPPQKSAKVSPPPAAKPPKLSPPNLAKATKPSRLAAKPPKKAAPGPELDPKPRKKAQRVSFQEDAAMSVAPGSGEKVKVSTDDAAGHTPMVAVRALEKRVSVVASAETPFFSAQNCSNCSLDPLEESTYWLAHIHLAESVGKHRVAAAFFQLAFECQAQPIHRIQSELRNYTVRHESASTLTTLFDELLLAHGGIPVNQPKFETDGFEVVDTPLTTDSDDKRLDSTTTQVDERCSECDCGGDIVDVAVPSIVKPLEEGMDQPSFERKLNDGFEFDDCEAVIVDKLVGGHSDLEKIVDVNGPSDSETMQSACRSSIDRLSLKGSPVVSGLSQRQLSSDSPLDKLSPSARSLSAKRLSSVSPLDKKSPFGSSSSKRLTSSCPSSKKSFSSKALSSKRMSSGNASAGVGDLNEVIADMEFDCPASDDQLELKEHGDSEIN, from the exons atggaTCCCCACCCCACCCCGTTCGCAG GGAAGCGGCGGTCGgttgccgccgcgccggcgaagaTAGCGGCGCCCAAGCCCAAGTCCATCGCCTCCACGCGCACGAAGACGACGAGGAAGTCTCCCCCAGCACCTCCACCGCCACG gCCACGGCGCGCGTTCGGCACCGTTCGAAGCAGCAACGCGCATGATGCCCccgagaagccgccgccgctgcagaaGGCTCCAaaggtgtcgccgccgccgccgcagaagcCTGATAAGGTGTCACCGCCGCCAGCTCAGAAGCCCTCCAAGgtgtcgccaccgccaccgcagaAGTCCGCGAAGGTTTCTCCGCCGCCTGCGGCGAAGCCTCCGAAGCTGTCGCCGCCAAATCTGGCCAAGGCGACTAAGCCGTCTCGTCTGGCAGCAAAGCCCCCTAAGAAAGCCGCGCCGGGACCGGAACTGGATCCCAAGCCCAGGAAGAAGGCGCAGCGGGTGAGCTTCCAGGAGGACGCGGCGATGTCGGTGGCCCCTGGAAGCGGAGAGAAGGTGAAGGTTTCCACCGATGACGCGGCTGGTCACACGCCGATGGTGGCCGTGAGAGCCCTGGAGAAGAGAGTGAGTGTCGTCGCGTCCGCGGAGACGCCGTTCTTTAGTGCGCAGAACTGCAGCAATTGCAGTCTCGACCCGCTCGAGGAGTCCACCTACTGGCTCGCACATATCCACCTGGCCGAGTCAGTTGGGAAGCACAGGGTTGCTGCTGCGTTCTTTCAGCTTGCATTCGAGTGCCAAGCTCAG CCAATTCACAGGATCCAAAGTGAGCTAAGGAATTATACAGTGCGCCATGAGAGTGCCAGCACTTTAACCACTTTATTCGATGAGCTTCTCCTTGCCCATGGTGGCATCCCAGTGAACCAACCTAAGTTTGAAACCGATGGTTTTGAGGTGGTGGATACACCTTTAACTACAGATAGTGATGACAAGAGGCTCGATAGTACCACAACTCAAGTGGATGAGAGATGCTCGGAATGTGACTGTGGTGGTGATATCGTCGATGTGGCAGTTCCCAGTATTGTGAAACCACTTGAGGAAGGCATGGACCAACCGAGTTTTGAGAGGAAGCTGAACGACGGTTTTGAATTTGATGATTGTGAAGCTGTCATTGTGGACAAGCTGGTGGGAGGACATTCTGATCTAGAGAAGATTGTTGATGTTAATGGTCCTAGCGACAGTGAAACAATGCAGTCAGCATGCAGATCCTCCATTGATAGGTTAAGCTTGAAAGGGTCTCCAGTAGTAAGCGGATTGTCTCAAAGACAGCTCTCTTCAGACAGTCCATTAGATAAGTTGTCTCCGTCTGCACGGAGCTTGTCTGCAAAGCGCTTATCATCTGTTAGCCCGCTTGACAAAAAGTCTCCATTTGGTAGCAGCTCGTCGAAGAGGCTCACATCCAGTTGCCCTTCTTCTAAGAAATCTTTCTCCAGTAAAGCCTTGTCATCCAAGCGGATGTCATCTGGTAATGCTTCTGCTGGAGTCGGTGATCTTAACGAAGTGATTGCAGATATGGAATTTGACTGCCCTGCATCAG ATGATCAGCTGGAACTGAAAGAACATGGGGATTCTGAG ATCAACTAG